A genomic window from Flavobacterium phycosphaerae includes:
- a CDS encoding GSCFA domain-containing protein has product MQFSTKVPISKSHHPIDYQSRLVSLGSCFAENIGAKFHHFKFQNSVNPFGIIFNPVSIEKLLSRDVNQQPFTNEDVFFHNDLWHCYEVHSALSHPDKEVFLKNLNQKVSDFQLQISKATHCLITYGTSWVYKLKTSNEVVANCHKVAQNQFDKEILSVTTIENSIQNTVGLIQKINPDCQIIFTVSPVRHLKDGFVENQRSKAHLITAIQQILNPNSSFLNYFPSYEILMDELRDYRFYTEDMLHPNPTAIDYIWERFASTHIADTCIPVMAEVDTIQKALAHRPFNPNTESHQKFLTNLNQKIIKLQEQFPQLQF; this is encoded by the coding sequence ATGCAGTTTTCTACCAAAGTTCCTATTTCTAAAAGCCATCATCCTATTGATTATCAATCAAGATTAGTGTCTTTAGGTTCTTGCTTTGCCGAAAATATCGGAGCCAAATTCCACCACTTTAAATTTCAAAATTCGGTTAATCCTTTTGGTATTATCTTCAATCCGGTTTCTATCGAAAAACTGCTGTCCCGGGATGTTAACCAACAGCCATTCACTAACGAGGATGTTTTTTTTCACAACGATTTGTGGCATTGCTACGAAGTTCATTCAGCATTAAGTCACCCGGATAAAGAAGTTTTTTTAAAAAATTTGAATCAAAAAGTTTCTGATTTTCAGCTTCAAATTTCCAAAGCAACTCATTGTCTAATTACCTATGGCACCTCGTGGGTTTATAAACTAAAAACATCCAACGAAGTTGTGGCTAATTGTCATAAAGTGGCGCAGAACCAATTCGATAAAGAAATCCTTTCAGTAACCACTATTGAAAATTCGATACAAAATACTGTAGGTTTAATTCAAAAAATAAACCCAGACTGTCAAATCATTTTTACTGTTTCACCGGTGCGTCATCTCAAAGACGGTTTTGTCGAAAACCAACGCAGTAAAGCCCACTTGATTACGGCAATTCAACAAATCCTAAATCCTAACTCCTCATTCCTGAATTATTTTCCCAGCTACGAAATTCTAATGGACGAACTTCGGGATTACCGTTTTTATACCGAAGACATGTTGCATCCTAATCCAACTGCTATTGATTACATATGGGAGCGCTTCGCCTCAACTCATATCGCTGATACTTGTATTCCGGTTATGGCTGAAGTGGACACTATTCAAAAAGCTTTAGCACATCGTCCTTTCAATCCCAATACCGAAAGCCATCAAAAGTTTTTGACTAATCTTAACCAAAAGATTATCAAGCTTCAAGAGCAGTTTCCACAGCTTCAATTTTAA